Proteins encoded within one genomic window of Saccharomyces mikatae IFO 1815 strain IFO1815 genome assembly, chromosome: 15:
- the MSH2 gene encoding mismatch repair ATPase MSH2 (similar to Saccharomyces cerevisiae MSH2 (YOL090W); ancestral locus Anc_3.107), with product MSSTRPELKFSDVSEERNFYKKYISLPKKPLKTIRLVDKSEYYTVIGADAIFVADSVYHTQSVLKNCQLDPITKKNFHEPAKYVTVSLQVLATLLKLCLLDLGYKVEIYDKTWKLIKSASPGNIEQVNELMNMNIDSSIIIASLKIQWNSQDGNCIIGVAFIDTTAYKIGMLDIVDNEVYSNLESFLIQLGVKECLVQDLTLNPNSSNEIQKVINVIDRCGCVVTLLKNGEFTEKDVELDLTKLLGNDLALSLPQKYSKLSMGACNALIGYLQLLSEQDQVGKYELTEHKLKEFMKLDASAIKALNLFPQGPQNPFSSNNLAVSGFTNSSSSGKVTSLFQLLNHCKTNAGVRLLNEWLKQPLTNIDEINKRHDLVDYLIDQIELRQMLTADFLPMIPDVRRLTKKLNRRGSLEDVLKIYQFSKKIPEIVQIFSSFIEDDSPTESVKDLVYSTWLAPLSHHVEPLSKFEEMVETTVDLDAYEENNEFMIKIEFNEELAKIRSKLDALREEIHSIHLDSAEDLGFDPDKKLKLENHHLHGWCMRLTRNDAKELRKHKKYIELSTVKAGIFFSTKQLKSIANETTTLQKEYDKQQSALVREIINITLTYGPVFEKLSLVLANLDVIASFAHASSYAPIPYIRPKLRPMNSERRTHLISSRHPVLEMQDDISFISNDVTLESGKGDLLIITGPNMGGKSTYIRQVGVISLMAQIGCFVPCEEAEIAIVDAILCRVGAGDSQLKGVSTFMVEILETASILKNASKNSLIIVDELGRGTSTYDGFGLAWAIAEHIAGKIGCFALFATHFHELTELSEKLPNVKNMHVVAHIEKNSNEQKHDDEDITLLYRVEPGISDQSFGIHVAEVVQFPEKIVKMAKRKANELDDLKTNNEDLKKAKLSLQEVNEGNIRLKALLKEWIAKVKEEGLDDPSKISEETAQHKIQELLRAIASEPENENDNYLKHIKALLL from the coding sequence ATGTCCTCTACTAGGCCGGAGCTGAAATTCTCTGACGTGTCGGAGGAGAGAAACTTCTATAAGAAATATATAAGCTTACCGAAGAAACCATTAAAGACCATCAGATTAGTAGATAAAAGCGAGTATTATACAGTGATAGGTGCAGATGCCATATTTGTTGCTGATTCAGTGTATCATACACAAtctgttttgaaaaattgtcaATTGGACCCTATaacgaagaagaactttCATGAGCCCGCTAAATACGTTACCGTTTCGCTACAAGTTCTTGCCACTCTGCTGAAACTATGTTTGTTGGACCTCGGTTACAAAGTTGAGATTTATGACAAGACTTGGAAACTAATTAAGAGTGCGTCACCAGGTAACATTGAGCAAGTTAACGAATTAATGAATATGAACATCGATTCGAGCATCATCATTGCAAGCTTGAAAATTCAATGGAATTCACAAGATGGGAACTGTATCATCGGAGTTGCGTTCATTGATACTACGGCTTACAAAATCGGTATGCTTGATATTGTCGATAATGAAGTGTATTCTAATCTAGAGAGTTTCTTGATTCAGTTGGGTGTAAAGGAATGTTTAGTACAGGATTTGACATTGAATCCAAACTCCAGTAACGAAATACAGAAGGTAATCAATGTCATTGATCGCTGTGGTTGTGTTGTTACGCTATTGAAAAACGGAGAATTTACTGAAAAGGATGTTGAATTAGATTTGACTAAGTTATTGGGCAATGATTTGGCTTTGTCCTTACCCCAAAAATACTCTAAACTTTCTATGGGTGCGTGTAACGCACTGATTGGCTATTTACAGCTACTGTCAGAGCAAGATCAAGTTGGTAAGTATGAACTAACTGAACATAAATTAAAGGAGTTTATGAAGTTAGATGCATCTGCCATTAAAGCTCTTAATCTTTTCCCGCAAGGTCCACAAAATCCATTCAGCAGCAACAATTTAGCTGTCTCTGGATTCACTAATAGTAGTAGTAGCGGTAAGGTAACTTCTCTTTTCCAGTTACTGAACCACTGTAAAACAAATGCTGGTGTGCGGCTCTTAAATGAATGGTTGAAGCAACCACTAACCAATATTGACGAAATCAACAAAAGACATGATTTGGTAGATTACCTAATTGACCAGATTGAATTAAGACAGATGTTGACGGCTGATTTTTTACCTATGATTCCAGATGTTCGTAGATTaaccaaaaaattgaatagAAGAGGAAGCTTGGAGGAtgttttaaaaatttatcaatttagtaaaaaaataccagagattgttcaaatttttaGTTCGTTCATAGAGGATGATAGCCCGACTGAATCAGTAAAGGATTTGGTTTACTCTACTTGGTTAGCTCCACTAAGTCACCACGTTGAACCTTTGTctaaatttgaagaaatggtTGAAACCACTGTTGATTTGGATgcttatgaagaaaataatgaattcATGATCAAAATTGAGtttaatgaagaattaGCGAAGATCAGAAGTAAATTAGATGCGTTGCGTGAAGAGATTCACTCGATTCATTTAGATTCTGCCGAAGATTTGGGATTCGATCCAGACAAAAAACTAAAGTTAGAGAATCATCACCTCCATGGTTGGTGTATGAGGTTGACACGTAATGATGCCAAGGAGCTACGgaaacataaaaaatacATTGAGTTGTCGACAGTAAAAGCgggaattttttttagtaccAAGCAACTAAAGTCAATTGCCAACGAAACTACTACTCTTCAAAAGGAGTACGATAAGCAGCAGTCGGCTTTAGTTAGGGAAATTATAAACATTACATTAACCTACGGCCCAGTTTTTGAGAAACTATCATTAGTTCTAGCTAATTTGGATGTGATAGCCTCTTTCGCTCATGCTTCATCATATGCTCCAATACCATACATCAGGCCCAAGTTGCGTCCCATGAATTCGGAAAGAAGAACACACCTTATAAGCTCCCGCCATCCAGTATTGGAAATGCAAGATGATATCAGTTTTATTTCCAATGATGTCACATTAGAGAGTGGCAAGGGCgatttattaataataacGGGACCCAACATGGGGGGTAAATCTACTTATATCAGACAAGTTGGTGTAATTTCCTTGATGGCCCAAATAGGTTGTTTCGTGCCTTGCGAAGAGGCAGAAATTGCTATTGTCGATGCCATACTTTGCAGAGTTGGCGCGGGTGATTCCCAATTGAAAGGTGTCTCCACATTTATGGTTGAAATATTGGAAACTGCATCTATATTGAAGAATGCAAGtaaaaattctttgattatTGTTGACGAGTTGGGACGTGGTACAAGTACTTATGATGGATTTGGTCTCGCTTGGGCAATTGCTGAGCATATTGCAGGTAAAATTGGATGTTTCGCTCTATTCGCGACCCATTTTCATGAATTGACAGAACTGTCTGAAAAGTTACCTAATGTCAAAAATATGCACGTTGTAGCACATAttgagaaaaattcaaacgAACAAAAACATGATGACGAGGACATTACGTTACTGTACAGAGTCGAACCTGGTATTTCCGACCAATCTTTTGGTATTCACGTTGCGGAAGTTGTACAATTTccagaaaaaattgttaaaaTGGCAAAACGCAAAGCGAATGAACTAGATGATCTGAAAACCAATAACGAAGATCTAAAGAAAGCTAAATTATCGTTACAGGAAGTTAACGAAGGTAATATTCGTTTGAAGGCTTTACTAAAAGAATGGATTGCAAAGGTAAAGGAGGAGGGTTTAGATGATCCAAGTAAAATTTCTGAAGAAACCGCTCAGCACAAAATACAAGAGCTGTTGCGTGCTATAGCAAGTGAACcggaaaatgaaaatgacaatTACTTGAAACATATAAAAGCCTTGTTGTTATAA
- the HAL9 gene encoding Hal9p (similar to Saccharomyces cerevisiae TBS1 (YBR150C) and HAL9 (YOL089C); ancestral locus Anc_3.109) — protein MENQGGDYGANGFSNSPNNMNAMFNNENIGRSDVSNPNHQQGSLRLIPETQMWSIPVPDQLMTVSNRETPIMSSNVVGPNLSVNVAYPNTTYSPMEQQSQIQIQQQSDVSTMMEHTNSNDLSGSGKNLKKRVSKACDHCRKRKIRCDEVDQYTKKCSNCVKFESPCTFKHRDEILKKKRKLEIKQNSAPDKSPQAQNNVPNSVSSSIVGNKSEFESFNSNVSLENSIINKVSDVQNSLNRKMNLKIEKLDRKMSYIIDNVARFEWLLDKALKKQEDKHKEKSNLPKPARKIYSTALLTTQKLYWLKQSLGANISNEEFLSPLNEILGISLKWYATQMKKFMDLSSPAFFSSEIILYSLPPKQQAKRLLENFHATLLSSVTGLVSLKECLDLAEKYYSESAEKLTYPEHLLLNVCLCSGASATQSITRGDSKYLRKDRYDPNSQELKMIENVALLNAMYYYHKLSTVCSGTRTLQALLLLNRYFQLTYDTELANCILGTAIRLAVDMELNRKSSYKSLDFEEAIRRRSMWWHCFCTDKLYSLMLSRPPIVGERDMDMLTDQNYYEVIKTNILPDLIDKKEDFDKITDVNSALNIVVNFCQHISIFISYYVSKLVSIESKIYSTCFAVRSTLDLSFDAMLDKIKDLNDSLNNWRNNLHVSMKLKTYKQYLSVLYAQKSQENPALSFEIACSRVLHCHFRALYSKVILSMVTTSLLTDNKRLYKGSRHDIPQIYILFSSQFLNASKEMLQLFQGIDYQAHMYNEIMYQFSTAVFVLFFYVVDNITNPKTKGEVKETIEILKKSYDHLVGENDEQLLFDNVKWNTLIVFYSHFLKYVLQRYHQLNNSMSQFDPTIYEEIITKVITHSRKIKDETVDQLIMSLKSYGSFHSLQKDNEAALADDVLNANEIDLEGFAEETPINLFGELSVDILKMLKSHSPVSNIGKISPLSRKKGMSDDVSLYPIRSDSTSFVYSIHSSDTGDNLSDDLEDLENSDTTSDTGIKKDFEAFSALLPLGKLIYDRDYSFVNTFRDYE, from the coding sequence atggaaaatcaGGGAGGAGATTACGGTGCAAACGGGTTCTCAAACTCTCCAAACAATATGAATGCAATGTTcaacaatgaaaatattgGTAGGAGTGATGTTTCAAACCCAAACCACCAGCAGGGTTCATTACGTTTGATTCCAGAAACCCAAATGTGGTCAATACCTGTACCGGATCAGCTAATGACTGTGTCTAACAGAGAAACCCCCATTATGTCAAGCAATGTAGTAGGCCCAAATCTTTCCGTAAACGTGGCTTACCCCAACACAACATACTCACCAATGGAGCAACAGTCCCAAATACAGATACAACAGCAATCTGATGTTAGCACGATGATGGAACATACTAACAGTAATGATTTAAGCGGTTCCGGTAAAAATCTCAAGAAACGTGTATCAAAGGCCTGTGATCATTGTCGAAAGAGAAAGATCAGATGCGATGAAGTAGATCAATACACTAAAAAATGTTCAAACTGTGTCAAATTTGAATCACCTTGTACTTTCAAACATCGTGATGAGAttctcaaaaagaaaagaaaactagaGATCAAACAAAATTCAGCACCAGACAAATCACCTCAAGCTCAAAACAACGTCCCTAATTCCGTCAGTTCTTCAATAGTAGGTAATAAAAGCGAGTTTGAATCCTTCAATAGCAATGTTTCCCTGGAAAACAGTATTATCAACAAAGTTTCCGATGTTCAGAATAGCCTTAACCGGAAAATGAACttaaaaatagaaaagttGGATAGAAAAATGTCCTACATTATTGACAATGTGGCTAGGTTTGAGTGGTTATTGGACAAGGCACTCAAAAAGCAGGAGGACAAACACAAGGAAAAGAGCAACTTACCGAAACCAGCAAGAAAGATATATTCTACGGCTTTATTAACTACACAAAAACTTTATTGGTTGAAACAAAGTTTAGGAGCAAATATATCGAATGAAGAGTTCCTCTCTCCTCTTAATGAGATATTAGGCATATCTTTGAAGTGGTATGCCACtcagatgaaaaaatttatgGACCTGTCGTCTCCTGCTTTCTTCTCGAGTGAAATAATACTATACTCACTACCTCCGAAACAGCAAGCGAAAAGACtccttgaaaattttcatgCTACTTTACTATCTTCTGTAACTGGTTTAGTATCGTTAAAGGAATGTCTAGATTTGGCTGAGAAATACTATAGTGAAAGCGCTGAGAAACTCACATACCCTGAACACTTGCTGTTGAATGTATGTCTGTGTTCAGGCGCATCAGCGACTCAATCAATCACAAGAGGTGATTCGAAATatttaagaaaagataGATACGATCCAAATTCTCAAGAGTTAAAAATGATCGAAAATGTTGCTTTATTAAATGCAATGTATTACTATCATAAACTTTCTACAGTATGCTCAGGCACAAGAACATTGCAGGCATTATTACTTCTGAACAGATATTTTCAACTTACGTACGATACCGAACTAGCGAATTGTATTTTAGGAACAGCAATTAGATTGGCGGTTGATATGGAATTGAATAGAAAATCCTCTTACAAGTCGTTAGACTTTGAGGAAGCCATAAGGAGAAGGAGTATGTGGTGGCATTGCTTTTGTACAGATAAACTATATTCTTTAATGCTATCCAGGCCTCCTATAGTGGGAGAGCGAGATATGGATATGCTCACAGATCAAAATTATTATGAAGTGATAAAAACTAATATTCTACCTGATCTTATCgataaaaaggaagattttgataaaataacTGATGTTAACTCTGCATTGAACATTGTTGTAAATTTTTGTCAGCACATATCTATTTTCATATCCTATTATGTTTCAAAGCTAGTCAGCATTGAGAGTAAAATATACTCTACTTGTTTTGCAGTCAGAAGTACTCTAGACCTCTCATTTGATGCTATGCTtgataaaatcaaagatCTCAACGATTCCTTAAACAACTGGAGGAATAATTTACACGTAAGTATGAAACTTAAAACTTACAAACAGTACTTATCGGTGCTTTACGCTCAAAAATCTCAAGAAAATCCTGCTTtaagttttgaaattgcGTGCTCCCGTGTCTTGCATTGCCATTTTAGGGCACTCTACTCTAAAGTGATATTGAGTATGGTAACGACGTCTCTACTGACTGACAACAAACGGCTATATAAAGGTTCTAGACACGATATTCCTCAGATATACATACTCTTTTCAAGTCAGTTCTTAAACGCTAGTAAGGAGATGTTACAATTGTTCCAAGGCATTGACTACCAAGCACACATGTATAACGAGATTATGTATCAGTTCTCTACTGCTGTTTTTgtcctcttcttctacgTTGTAGACAATATTACTAATCCAAAAACGAAAGGTGAGGTGAAAGAAACCATTGAAattctaaaaaaatcatacgATCACTTGGTGGGTGAAAATGATGAGCAGTTGCTGTTTGATAATGTGAAATGGAACACTTTGATAGTATTTTACAGTCACTTTCTAAAATATGTTCTTCAACgttatcatcaattaaACAATTCCATGTCGCAATTTGATCCTACAATTTATGAGGAAATAATCACGAAAGTTATCACGCATTCAAGGAAAATAAAGGACGAAACTGTTGACCAACTAATTATGAGCCTGAAATCATACGGTTCTTTCCACTCTTTACAAAAGGATAATGAAGCCGCTCTTGCAGATGATGTGCTCAACGCGAATGAAATTGATCTAGAAGGGTTTGCCGAAGAAACCCCGATAAACTTGTTTGGCGAGTTATCAGTCgacattttgaaaatgttaaAATCGCACTCCCCAGTCTCCAATATTGGAAAAATATCACCTCTTTCGAGGAAGAAAGGAATGTCGGACGATGTTTCCCTCTATCCAATTCGATCCGACTCGACGTCTTTTGTTTACTCTATCCATAGCTCTGATACGGGAGATAATCTTTCTGATGATTTGGAAGACCTGGAGAACTCTGACACTACTAGCGATACTGgaataaagaaagatttcGAGGCTTTTAGTGCCTTACTACCGTTAGGAAAATTAATCTACGACAGAGATTATTCCTTCGTCAACACTTTTAGGGATTATGAATAA
- the MPD2 gene encoding protein disulfide isomerase MPD2 (similar to Saccharomyces cerevisiae MPD2 (YOL088C); ancestral locus Anc_3.111), giving the protein MKLYGYLISMLSLCGVILPVLAYSETVTMVKSVEQYFDTCNRNDSYIMIKYYTSWCQHCKTLAPVYEELGELYAKDANKEDIPINFLEVNCEFFGPTLCTDLPGFPILELIKPRTRPLNVPELDYSSMKFHQRLWQRIKTRFHNPKYQLDPSRVVRFEGSRNIKSLSNFIDTVRSKDAENKFIEHVFDDSKNCDEEFLSQQRLCKAGKEYRFTTLSKLYEDMSGLKKERKKLEASIKSNMNNISEDVKEKMEVVRLQLKLLSHMEEQLGSITNHDEL; this is encoded by the coding sequence ATGAAATTGTACGGTTATTTGATTTCCATGTTGTCACTATGCGGCGTTATCTTACCAGTGTTGGCCTACAGTGAAACGGTCACAATGGTCAAGTCGGTTGAGCAATATTTCGATACATGCAATAGGAATGATTCTTACataatgataaaatacTACACCTCTTGGTGTCAACATTGTAAAACATTGGCTCCAGTATACGAAGAGCTTGGTGAGCTATATGCTAAAGATGCTAACAAAGAAGATATCCCAATTAACTTTCTTGAAGTCAACTGTGAATTCTTTGGGCCAACCTTATGCACTGATTTACCTGGATTCCCCATCCTTGAGCTCATCAAACCTCGCACAAGGCCCTTAAATGTTCCTGAACTTGATTACTCTTCTATGAAGTTCCATCAAAGACTATGGCAAAGAATCAAGACGCGGTTCCATAATCCTAAATACCAATTGGATCCGTCTAGAGTCGTTCGTTTTGAGGGTAGCCGGAACATAAAGAGCCTGAGCAATTTCATTGATACTGTTAGAAGTAAAGATGCCGAAAACAAGTTCATTGAGCATGTATTTGATGACTCCAAAAATTGCGACgaagaatttctttctcaacAGCGTCTGTGTAAAGCTGGTAAAGAATACCGCTTTACAACTTTATCTAAATTATACGAAGACATGAGTGGtttaaaaaaggaaaggaaGAAATTAGAAGCCTCAATCAAAAGCAATATGAATAACATAAGTGAAGAcgtcaaagaaaaaatggaagttGTTCGCTTACAATTGAAGCTACTTTCACATATGGAAGAACAGTTAGGCTCTATCACTAACCATGACGAACTTTAG
- the SPO21 gene encoding Spo21p (similar to Saccharomyces cerevisiae SPO21 (YOL091W) and YSW1 (YBR148W); ancestral locus Anc_3.106) codes for MSNILKGPNMEGTSTMTVTSHSSEDSSCISNQEQYADINNESNISGTENCKTSKRKWMKDFFKLSKSPAAKSNQSLSSMKSNQSLISMKSSDDGNNFTNDCSFTCGDRFLSGGLSRSSSMKELKAGPIGSQRLKKNVPSLAPSSIPPQTTFSSSCSSSSSSSDGSTKRTENNIGLQKSNRLMLDKEIPPSRGSSNINSESIMNQYNIDTQATAIMSDTQKQYESQQMSSAFVNEALHFDPNGKVTNIIKSIFKEIGYKCDDFSEIPVVQLMQEMYQLVKKNSNARRTKLTAYASKLKEKETQVKSQNEKLLRLETTNKAYKTKYKEISLENKKIKEAFKELDNESYDYDEELLKKYKYTKETLERVNREQQLIVDQNEFLKKSVNELQNEVNGTNFKFSLFKEKYSKLADSITELNTSTKKREALGENLTFECNELKEICLKYKRNIENISNTNKNLQNSFKNERKKVLDLRNERNLLKKEILLIECHGSYSLLLVSNILTCYRFLLPSETIIETEALIKELLNMNNSLANYLSSSDESPAEFSKRLESKCIEFEEKLLYFYQEVVTKKIVDIIYKCFINYYKKSRQTEPKPTQNATTPYKQSQRQVPHSNK; via the coding sequence ATGAGTAATATTTTAAAGGGACCAAATATGGAAGGGACTTCAACGATGACGGTTACCTCGCATAGCTCAGAAGACTCCAGTTGTATTTCAAATCAGGAACAGTATGCTGatattaataatgaaaGTAATATAAGTGGTACAGAAAATTGTAAAACTTCGAAGAGAAAGTGgatgaaagatttttttaaactttcCAAATCCCCAGCTGCCAAAAGCAACCAGAGTTTAAGTTCCATGAAAAGCAACCAGAGCttgatttcaatgaaaagtAGTGACGATGGCAATAATTTTACGAATGATTGTTCTTTTACTTGTGGTGACCGTTTTCTCTCTGGCGGCTTGAGTCGTTCTAGTAGCatgaaagaattgaaagcAGGTCCAATTGGAAGCCaaagattaaaaaaaaatgttccaTCCTTGGCTCCTTCTTCCATACCACCCCAGACAActttttcctcttcgtgttcttcttcttcttcttcttctgatgGCTCTACAAAGCGAActgaaaataatattggATTGCAAAAGAGTAATCGCCTCATGCTTGACAAGGAAATTCCCCCAAGTAGAGGAAGCTCAAATATAAATTCCGAATCCATCATGAATCAATACAATATTGATACTCAAGCCACCGCTATAATGAGCGACACACAAAAGCAGTATGAATCACAGCAGATGTCATCGGCCTTTGTAAATGAGGCCTTACATTTTGATCCAAATGGAAAAGTTACAAACAtaataaaatcaatattcaaagaaattggCTACAAGTGTGACGATTTTAGTGAAATTCCGGTTGTGCAATTAATGCAGGAAATGTATCAACTAGTTAAGAAGAATTCTAAtgcaagaagaacaaagttAACAGCTTATGCTTCCAaactcaaagaaaaagagacGCAAGTAAAAAGCCAGAACGAGAAACTACTCAGATTAGAAACGACGAACAAAGCCTACAAAACTAAATACAAGGAAATATCTctagaaaataagaaaataaaggaGGCGTTCAAGGAACTAGATAATGAATCATACGAttatgatgaagaattattAAAGAAATACAAATATACTAAGGAAACATTAGAGAGAGTCAATAGAGAGCAGCAACTAATCGTTGATCAAAATGagttcttgaagaaaagtgtTAATGAACTTCAAAACGAAGTAAATGGTACCaacttcaaattttccttattcaaagagaaatattCCAAGTTAGCTGATAGCATCACTGAATTGAACACAtcgacaaaaaaaagagaggcTTTGGGGGAAAACTTAACCTTTGAATGcaatgaattgaaagaaatatgCTTAAagtataaaagaaatatcgAAAACATATCAAATACCAATAAGAATTTGCAAAAttcattcaaaaatgaaaggaaaaaagttCTAGACTTGAGGAATGAGAGAAATTTGTTAAAGAAGGAAATATTGCTTATTGAATGTCACGGTTCATACTCCTTACTCCTTGTATCTAATATATTAACATGTTATCGGTTTTTACTGCCAAGTGAAACTATTATTGAAACTGAAGCTTTGATAAAGGAATTACTTAACATGAATAATTCCCTCGCAAATTATCTCTCTTCCTCTGATGAATCCCCTGCGgagttttcaaaaaggtTAGAATCCAAATGTATAgagtttgaagaaaagttactatatttttatcaagaaGTTGtgacaaagaaaatcgTTGATATCATTTACAAATGTTTCATCAACTACTACAAGAAGAGTAGGCAAACAGAGCCAAAACCCACTCAAAACGCCACTACGCCATACAAGCAAAGCCAAAGACAAGTTCCGCATTCCAACAAGTAA